A window of Populus trichocarpa isolate Nisqually-1 chromosome 17, P.trichocarpa_v4.1, whole genome shotgun sequence genomic DNA:
CCAGGTAATTGATTTTCTAAGAACATAGAACATTTCTATGTCTAGTTTTTAGTCAAGTCTTTCTCACTATATCTATTTTCACAATGTCATGCAGGCGAGAAAAAATATTGTACGCATGTTAAGGCAGCTAATAGACGGGAGGAGGGCATCGAAATTATACCACCAGGACATGCTTGGTCGACTTATGAGAactgaagaaaacaaatttaaactaACAGATGAAGAGATAATTGATCAAATAATCACAATTTTGTACTCTGGCTACGAAACGGTTTCGACCACTTCAATGATGGCAGTCAAGTATCTGCATGATCACCCAAGAGTTCTTCAGGAGCTAAGAGTAAGTCTAGACaacaaacaaaatgatgaaacacTTAACGGTTTCAAGTGTTTGTACATTTTTGTAACATTCCTGTGTTCTTGACTGAATGCTTCATCTCTGTGTAGAAAGAGCATTTCGcaattagagaaaagaaaaggcctgAGGATCCAATCGATTTAAATGACCTTAAATCGATGCGTTTTACTCGTGCCGTGAGTGAAAAAATTTACTTCTCGATTATCTACTGCCTTTATTTTGCTGATAAGTTGCTGAGCttaatttgatcatttattCTGTTTCATCTCATGCAGGTGATTTTTGAGACCTCAAGATTGGCTACAATAGTAAATGGGGTTTTGAGGAAGACTACTAAAGAAATGGAACTAAATAGTgagtgttatttattttatttttacttttttatatagaataatGTTTCCATCTCGAGTTCGAGTCCAACCCAGACAGAATCTTGAAGTATTAGTCTTGAGCAATAGTATTATAGTTTAGGATACCCTGAAGAacccagaaaaataaattaaactctaTTGTTTTTAAGGGCTCAAGAAGCTGTTTTGCAGCTAGCAGCAGCTATGCTTTTAGATCtttgttaatataaaagataatcaTGAGAATAAGATCATCTCCCTTTGTGGGCCTTGCAACTCTTATGATTTACATGGAATACCTACCAATCCAGCTAGGCCATTCTCTTGGTGACCCAAAatcatgtttaaattatttttgacaagaaagggagctttttgttgaaaggaattcttttatatagtaaaatatgTGAAACTAAATCAATCTTTAGCTGAtggggtttttttctttttcttttctttatgctGGTGGGCTTGCTTTAATGTTCATCAAGAAAGAAACATTAGGTTCTAAATTTGCTATTTGCTTGTCATGCTTAATGTGGATAATTTATGGCTACTAATAGCTTTACTCTCTATTGTTTTCAGGATTTGTGATTCCAAAAGGATGGAGAATCTACGTTTACACAAGGGAGATAAACTATGATCCATATTTATATCCTGACCCATTATCCTTTAACCCATGGAGATGGCTGGTGAGtgattatgaaattattattatttttttgtttatttttccttcttggaCCTGTTtctgaaactaaaataaaaaatcaacaatttccTTGAAGGAACGAAACTAATCTGTGTTTGGAAAATGCAGGACAAAAGTTTGGAGTCTCAAAACTATCTCTTCATTTTTGGAGGAGGTACCAGGCAGTGTCCAGGAAAGGAGCTAGGAATAGCTGAGATTTCAACTTTCCTTCATTATTTTGTAACTAGATACAGGTAAATACAGAAACCCACAAATAAAAATCTATCCTTGAGCAACAAAACTGGTCTTAATTTGATGATCTGGCTGCCCTGTTGCTTACCTGCAGATGGGAAGAGGTTGGAGGAGACTCATTAATGAAATTTCCAAGAGTTGAAGCACCAAATGGGCTACACATTAGGGTCTCATCTCACTAACTAATAATAACCTATGCATGtacagaagagagagagatatagCATATCAGAGCTGATAATGATGTTCTAACATGTTAGAAAGTGAATGACATCGAGCtagtttttccatttttggcTATATTGTTATCGTGTTCATTTtccatttccttttcctttccttttctccccTCCCGTCTTCAATCATGTGATGGGATACAAATCATAGAGCTAATCAAGCAATGCCATCATTTTTTCTCAAGcaataaacaaaaacacattGCCGCCAAACGACATTATCCAACTATAAAGTTAGATGCTGTATATACTACAGTTGATTCTgagaaataaatggaagaaCACAAGTATATTATTGTCCAGTTAAAATGAGGTAATAAGCTTTTTACAGAAGAAATAGTTTTGTGATCGAAGCAGATCGAAGACCGATAATTCAAATAACATAGCATCTAGCGATTATGGGCTAAAACGATCAAAATTCGAGGGATGCTTGATGGGCTTAGGAAACATCTTGAGCTGATTAGCCATGTTGACACCGCTGGGAGCTTTTCCTATTTACTTCACAGATGAATTAAAATCTTTCTAGTGTTGAAATGCTTGTTTTCTTGTATAAAGATGGATTAAGAATTAATGTTCTAAGTGTTTATAGGACAAAGATTAGGTCTAAAACATAGTATTTAAAAGAGGTATTCACTGTAATTCTTTTACCTGCCACCTTAATAGTATGAAGACcggagaaatgaagaaaaagtggAAAACTAGCACCATTAATGTTTGAATCTTGAACATATAGTCCTTGAAATATAACGAAAGCTTCCCATATGTGCTTGCCCAAAGAGATGGAAGCTCTTGCAACTTCTCATATGTGCATGGTGATCTTTTCTCACAAATCTTCTCTTCCCTAATGTGAGTAAAATCCAATCCTCGGATCATATTTGATATGGTTTTAGATGACACTAATGATTGTTTAAGCTCTAACCCAGAAGGTAAACTAGAGGATTTGGTTAAAAATCAAATAGTATTGTGATCAAATCCTTAAAGGGGCGTCCCATCtattaatatatgaaatttttgTCTGGAGGTTTCAAGTTTAATACATTTTGAGATATGAATGTTTTTATCGATATTATTCAGCACTTGCCACGCTGCGGATCGAATCAAATTTTGCTCGGAAAACACCTTCTcctgtagggtttttttttttttaatgccttGCGGCTTctgtcaaaaagaagaaaaaaaatgatggtctttGAACAATCCATTTTGATCGTCCATGTGTGAAAGGGCAAGATCTTGGCCCATAAAACAACGGTAAGTCATTCCTTTAtatttttgggcttgaaatgtCTTGAAGTAGTTTAATGGACTTTCTAATTCATTTGACATCTCTCTGCAGTCTGCCCATCTAAAGTCTACTTTGCATAACCAtgcattttcatttattttgacgAGGTAGAagcatttcttttcttattcttttttatttttgatgctCTAACTATctatattgttgttattgttatacATAACTCATGCTCTTTGTTAAGCtttaggttttataatttttttgtaaaaaaaattaaaagctttgGAGATTTCCATTGATTATAGTACTGAAGCATGGaggataatatttaattactctTGAAATTTGTTTAATAAGTGAACACGAATATTAGGTTGTTAGACTAGTTTTGAAGTATAagattaaaatcttaatttagcttgctgaaaatgatttttcacTTCTCCGCTGCTTTGAAGATAAATGAGAAGTTAACCATCGCGTGAGGAAGAAAAAAGGTATTTGATTAGGTTGTAAAAATTACACTGAATGAATATTATGAGATGAATTATTTCTAGAAATTCTTATATATCATTTACTGACCTCCGTCTTCAAAACCACGTTGGCATCTTCTTTAACAAATCTTCTCCAGGAGGATATGAAACTCTTCTGAAATAAATGCTTGTACAAAGTTCTCTAGGGGTTGATAGGAAACCCTCTGAAAATCAAGTCAGTACTAGAAATATTTGTGTAAAATATGACATTACTGAAGATATTAACGAGTTTTTATGAAGGTAGAAAAAAGATTTCGGGAAAAAGATCTGGATGTGAAGGGGGGAAGCTGATAGTGTGTTTATGTCTTTTTCTTAATtggtctctctctcttctgtatattcttattttcttttatattacctGTTTTGAACTGCCTCATGCAACGTATGAGGGGTAGAAAAGTAATATCATacaattaagataatattatctCATCGTTCGTACCATCACATCTAATTAATGTAAGCATGAACTGCTTGTTTGTATTTAATAGGATTATGATGGGCATCATAATTATTAACCCGGACTCAGAGTATGAAAGGCTTAGTGTGGAGTGACCCTTCAGTCACACACTCAACCTAAAGGATGTTGGGTTCAACTCACACCCTGAGCCCGGAAGGAATCGGGTCCAGCTTGTGACTACTCTCAAGAATGGTCTGGGACGGTTGTGCCTTTACCCAACGTGGGGTTGGGCGCGAACGTCCCCTTGCCCAACTGGGGTTAAGCGCAGACGCGTCTAGGCCTAACATGGGGTTGGGTGCGGACGCGTTGAGGCCCAAAATGGATCGGGCGCAGACGCGCCCATGCCCAATGTTCAACATGAGGTTGGTCGCAGTCATGCCCCTACCCAACTTAGATTGGACgcttaaaaagatataatttcatTTTGAGTTATGACTCTCGTGTGTTGGCTTTTAAATGTGGTTGGTTTATAGAAACCATGACCCATGCCATGGTATTTTGGTATCATGTTAGCATTAAAAGCTGTCTAAAGTAGTTTTTTTGAAGGGGTTTTGTTAGGGTTCTAAGTTTGGCCtaggatttcaaaaaaaaaatcatgtaataagaatattttcatctaaaatttctttcttttttatatatctatttatttcttcaaagTAGATCATAATAAGTAGCTAATAAGATGTCATTAATTACCCTAAAATTTTTCGTGgggaacaaatgaaaaaaaaatccctaccctaattttataataactagAAAACCTTGAGTGATTTTCCAAAGTTTTAGGTAATTGGCTGATTATgctaaagaaaagattaaaatcaCCATAAAATATTATACCTAAGATAAGTTGTTTCGTGTttgaattttatgataaaatatacatataatacTTATATACTAGTTGTTTACCTAAATTGATACGGTAAAGGAttactaaaatttaaagtaGTGATCTAAGACTTAGCCCTGCAACAAAATCTTATCCTTACTCTTAGAACATGAACGTTGAACTCGAGAGGATAGTGAATATTATATTAGAAATTTAATCCATTTACTTTGATGAGTTTGATCATGTCTAAAATAGAACTCacgtttattaaatttatatgagATCACATTGATCCCAAACTTACTTATATATCAAAAGGAGATACAAAAATAGTTTCACACAAATTAATCTTAGATATAAGATCATTTATCCTTAATGTGATTTTTGAGGAAAAATctaattagaatttataatCTTCGGTAAAAAATTGATACCACACGTCATTATGCCAATATATCCAAACAAATTAATGCATATTGATTAAGTCGTACACATATTTaacacaattcaaaaataaataacatgttaaactttattgaagataaataataaattgtgtTAAGGGTTCAAAAATGATGATTGGAAACTGCTGGATTTTGTCCAGACACCGGTGGAACTGAAATGGACAGTGTCAGCGCGTGACAGCATTGCCACGATTGTGGCACGTGGGTCTATACACTGGTTGGAGAGATGGCTAGCTGGATCAGCCTATCAGGTGCTATGCTCTCTCCTCTTCACTTCCACACTGGCAATGCAATCCACAACCATTTAAGAGGGGAGGTCAAGCCATGAAATTGTTGGGCTGGCTTTCCTTCTTATTTTCCCTCTCCACCGtgttctctctctcatttttctttcaggTGCTACTGCGCCTTCTATTGTTTAGGCTGCTTTAGTGGACGACAAGAGGGGATGTGATTTGGTTTATGGAATCATGGAAAGAGAGGTTATCGTTGATCAATGGCGGTTAAGTTGTGATCGGGTGGAGGAGATGGTGTTTTCAGGTAGAGGAGATGGGAGTTGATGGTTTTGAGCGTAAGAGCAACTAGTAGTTCACTAATCTATTAGTGAGAGTGATTCCAGTAGGAGTAGGCTACGGAATGTGAGGGTTGAGATAGAAAAGACTAAGGctaaaaatttctttcttttttctttaatttatttttagggtcaatcaattttctctttctttttttttttttttagattaacgtgggtgttcgagCCAGTTTgtacgcacctcgactaatcccacaggccctgaagttaacgaacATATAAGTCTCTAACGACTCTGAGATTTGTGAAACTCGAACTGGTAACCTCTAGAGAGCAAACATAGAGTCactagttgagctacacccctcatgattcttttttatctttcttttataGGCTTGGttgtggttttgttttctttttagtaaaaaacGTTTCTCGCGGGTGGGATCTTTGATTGCTTATGTATTTTTCTCTTCCGATCTCTCGTGTATTTTCAACATactttatgataatttattcaCTCATTTTGATCCCTTGTCTATTTATCCCCTATAATTTCTAtctcttaatttcttaatatcCTCATCTTTTTTATCCCACAATTATGGTTGAAAAGGACTTAAacccttatatttattttagtttttcttttcattgatcATCACTTtactccttaatttttttttattttttctattttatatatttctgattttttaaaatatattggaaAATAAGGGGTCAAATTCAGCCAAGACAATTGTCCTCTCTTTACAACACTTATGATATAAAGacattagaaaatttattttccttcaactttgtataataattttgtaaagaaaaataactggaaaatgaaattaatcatCTTAGAATTCATcctattgaaaataaaagggatCATCTTCGGATCTATATACAACTGAAAATGGAAAGGATCATCTTGAGATcctcacaaataaaaataaaagggatcATCATAggagttttataaataaaattgaaagggaTCATATTAggattcatataaataaaaatgaaagaatcaaCTTGAGAtccacctaaaaaaaatatataaaaagatcaacttggaatccatgtaaataaaaaaagacaggaTTAATATGGGATCTATCCGATGAAAAATGAAAGGATCACTTAGgatccatgtaaaaaaaatgaaaatgctaCTTTGATTTAGTTTGACTTACCTAGCTGCGTGATATTTTTCAAGTtggaaaagataagaaaaaaggtTGATGTTGTCTTGATTGCGAGGCAGTATTCATGGCAGTGTTCCTCTCTCTCCCACTAACTGCTTGGGTTAGGGTTTTGTAGGATTTTTATGGGAGAAATAAGGAAGTTCTAGGGCTTATGGATTGATGGGATCTCGATtcataatgttaaataatagtTCTCATTCATTCATTAAAGGAAATGACAAAAGCTTGTCCTACTCTATAACTGACAAAAGAGGATACAAGGCTGTTTTTGCTGGCAAAGTAGAGTTGGGTGGTTTTTTAGAAGAGAATCTGTAAGTATTTGTAATGTAGTAATAACTTGAAATTTAGCTTAGAGTGAAGTAAAAATATCAAGGTACAAGTTGGCATAAGATTTATGTGGTGTGGTGAAGGGGTGATGGAGGAATTAAGACTAAAAAGTGAgcaattgcatattttttcttttgtcttaggagaagaagacaatgaatagtaaaattatGGTCTTTCTCAATTTGGTCATTTAACCTTTGACACTTTATAATGGAACTCTCAATCAGTCTTAATATTTTGGATTCCTCGTAATTCCACCCTTAGTCTTCTTCAATTGAACCTTTGAGTTTTAGTTCTTTTTACAAAGTGGTCATTGGTTTCagatttgttttcaatatggtcctaaattgaactttatatttcaaatttatttcaattaagcCATTGATTGCATCAATTTAGCCTTTTTAGAGTTTTAATTGTGTCTCTAATCTTCTAATTTCTgtgaattgatttgaattaggcttccaaacttgatttttcttcaattagtCATTGATTGAATCCACACAACCCATtataagtttaattaagtccttaaacttaattaattcttttattttttcctaattgactttcaaacttaatttttcttcaattatatctttaaataagTCAATGAAACCtgttagaagtttaattaaattcttagacttaattaattctttcaattttggtcaTATTTGAATTTCAACCTcgattttcttcctttcttcatCCAATCTTGTCAAAACATTCCAATTGGGCTATTCTTCTAGTATTTCTATCTTTCGCAACTTAAAAGCTTATCtccttgtgttttaaaaatatttttgaattttgaatttctaattttttagtatttttgtataagaaagaaaaatatacaaataattCAGGGGGATATGAAATTAGGGTATGACACTTGAAATTATGAATGTATAAGTATGTAAGAATGCTTGTATGTGTGCATGTGATTGAAACCTCATAGTTATAGGTTTTGAATTCAGAAGTTAGGAACAcattgcaaggaaaattaaaaaaatgagcatAATATATGTATTGAAATGAAAGGTGGGGTGATGTTAAATTCACAAAGAGTGTATGCCTTACTTGACCTAAGAGCCACATATTCCTTTGTATCTTATAAagttgtaaataaattaaatatattgataggCAAATTGAGTAGAGGATCAGCTTTTAGTACtcctttaaaagaaaacatagatACTGATGATGTATATGAGGGGTGTATTGTATTGATCAAGGACCATGAATTAAAGGTAAATTTGATACTTTTAAGGATATATAACTATTAGTGTATGAGCAATTGATGGTTCATTAATCAATATGTGAGAATGATTCTGGTAACAGTCGactaagagagagaaaaaataaaagagagggcAACTAGGTTAGAGAGGTTTTTGGGAGGGAAGGTGgcaactgaaaaagaaaagaccaGGGCTTaaactttctctcttttttcaagcATGTTTGGGATTGTTGTAGTGGtgatagtttaaaatatttttcgcttagaaatgtatcaaaatgaagtttttttatttttaaaaaattatttttgatattattacatcaaaacgatatggaaacataacaaaaattattttaagtaaaaacaatttaaaatttttggaaacacgatttgcaccgcgttcccaaacacttTCTTCGTTGCCTTTTTTTTCCAGGTTAGTTAGTAATAATTTTCTCTCAtgtaggaattttattttttagtttaacgtaggtgtccgggccagcttgcgcgcacctcgactaatcccacgggccctaaagttaacgaccatgtaggAACTTTGAtaacttgtgtgtgtgtgtgtgtgtttttttttttttctaatctctcGTCTATGATAATATGTTGACTCATTCTAATCCCTTGTCTCATCTCTTTATCTCCTTGTATTTccatttcttaatttcttgatcttcttatcattttttatctcACAGTTGACGGCGACTCGAACTCTTATATCTATTTTaccctttcttttccttgatcATCATTTTactttccatttttcttttattttcttaaaaatatattcaaaaataaaaggtaaaaaaccgGCTACAACAAACcataaaatttcaacaaaattcCATTAAAATGGTGGACCTTTGGTATCATGTCATTATCTAAGCCTACTATTATGGACGTGGGCTAGACCAATCTATAGTCTCTAACTCTCTATGTCCAGTTGAACTTCTCTTTTTAGAACCTTTTTTAAAGTTAGAAACAGCTAAAACTCCACTTCTACACCGCaaacaaattcatcaaattttaattttaacgtATAATTAACTGATCAGGTTTTAAGTTTGTTCCTTAAAAGTTAtaagtttgagttttataaatttcaagaCCACTtagaatttatataattattaacttcagggcttgtGGACAtcatgttaatctaaaaaaaattcatcaaattttgtTATGTGTGAGGATTTTctcatattatataaaatataaaatttattgattgtctttattttttataatatacacTATTGTAACTTGATTTATCTTTccctttttaaatattttagagtGGCACCATAAAGAGCATCAACTCACATAAACTGAGCAGTGCAATATTtctcataaaatttataattccatgAATGGGAGCTTGACCTGTGCAGTTGGAGAATTAATTCGAATTCTCATCCCAAATCTTGAATTGCCATTAATATAttgggatttttatttattttttaatttttttatcagacacTGTAACCTGGAATCCACACAAAATGCTCCAATGACAACTATACATGTATatgtacaaaaatatttttttatgtgttttataaCAGACTATCTTATTATATATGTATCGAAATGGTGTTTCACATGTCACTTTCGTAAATGCGTTTAGAATTATACACTACTGTCATAATGatcatttaaagaaattaaattaaatttaagatttcATTTATTTGCTAAAGtagttttcatttaaaaagtgatttttttgaaaaataaattcctgaaaagtgaattatttttttatatttggtagtatcatagaaaattaattggaaaataatttctagtgtttgattatgtcatggaaaatgagctgaaaaataaattcttaatatttttttcaagtttatttaaataatgaggaacaaatcttacaaattaaaaagttgaatgagaataaaattgaaaaaaaaaatctaattttataaattatctcaaataaaataaataacaattaaagtaatagagatcaaatctaacagataacaaagttgaaagatgataaaattaaaaaaatttataattttataaattatttcaaataaaataaataacaataaaaataatgaggatcaaatttaatagataaaaaatttcaattaaaaaaatgataagaaaaaaataaataacaatcataaaaataaagatcaaagttgatataaaaattaaattaaatcaaattctaaggaatcaaattgaaaacaaatattcaaaacaaaatatatagcaataaaaaatttaaggataaaatttgatataatcagcaaataacataacatttttaaatttttcacaacttttaaaaagtattttccgtccaaaataaaaaaaaaatttcctagaaaccaagtcaaatttttatttgactggaaaatatttttctttaattaatttttctaataataaacaaacacaaaaaaatttaaaaaatattattttccataaaacaaacatacctaaatcctataaataaagaaggaaatatTTCAGTTTCTGCTTctaaaaaatgttataaaaaaaaaaccttcaagtCACATTAATGATAGAACAACACTGTtcggcttttttttttccatgcaagTGGTCACTCCCGCCTCAATTCTATGCATTAGGCAAGATAATTATTCAAACTTCTCCTTGTTATGCTCTTAATTACAATGAATTCTCACAATgtgaaagtaaaataaataaatgtaatgaGAATTTAATTGGAAAGATATTATAAAGACCCTGTTTGATTGTTGTAAAGTGAATTCCATGGAAAATCAttcttaaaaaaaggaaaactttttgatatgtttgattgtatatttatataatgaaaaatgaaatataaattatttactatatttgaccatttcataaaaaatagtatttttatagttattgacttttttaaaataatgctaTTCAACATTTTCTCATGTTCGATCGGTACACATtgaaaacaacaattttttccacggtatcctaattttataataaaatttatataatataatatgtacATATGATTATTGTATAGTTGGTATGGGACACGGTTCTTTTTGGGAATGGTTTACCtttatataactttttattcaatataatgtattttctagcatatatatatatatatatatatatatatatgtagattacaattaacatttataaagataaattataatcaattattaatggaacaatatttaatggaattgtagatagtttaatgga
This region includes:
- the LOC18107339 gene encoding cytochrome P450 85A — protein: MAVLLMVLVAVLFLFCISSALLRLNEVRYRKKGLPPGTMGWPVFGETTEFLKQGPNFMKNQRARYGSIFKSHILGCPTIVSMDPELNRYILMNEGKGLVPGYPQSMLDILGNRNIAAVHGSTHKYMRGALLSLISPTMIREQLLPTIDEFMRTHLSYWDTKIIDIQQMTKEMALLSALKQIAGTDSCSISQAFMPEFFRLVLGTLSLPIDLPGTNYRQGVQARKNIVRMLRQLIDGRRASKLYHQDMLGRLMRTEENKFKLTDEEIIDQIITILYSGYETVSTTSMMAVKYLHDHPRVLQELRKEHFAIREKKRPEDPIDLNDLKSMRFTRAVIFETSRLATIVNGVLRKTTKEMELNRFVIPKGWRIYVYTREINYDPYLYPDPLSFNPWRWLDKSLESQNYLFIFGGGTRQCPGKELGIAEISTFLHYFVTRYRWEEVGGDSLMKFPRVEAPNGLHIRVSSH